In Spinacia oleracea cultivar Varoflay chromosome 5, BTI_SOV_V1, whole genome shotgun sequence, a single window of DNA contains:
- the LOC110805523 gene encoding uncharacterized RING finger protein C57A7.09-like, which yields MAVVLIPCPHNRDNNTLLPKLEVQLIHHMFERLIFHQVNGLDLDLDEPLITEYRQSGHGTITRTYNPYCRNCHHEIVDYFISLGYSYDRILQLLQSQRKKVERKCGELESGKIDNCRVLVLPPLIAVTRRSRVLRHYDEVVLTAWRERESLEEYEAARRRRRSTPASKESIEALKRSIIQGNEDTICVICLEEFKNNKTEGPLIKKTMPCKHEFHEACIDQWLHNARFCPICRFHLPAADA from the coding sequence ATGGCTGTGGTATTGATTCCCTGCCCGCACAACCGCGACAATAATACCTTGCTTCCGAAACTTGAAGTCCAATTGATCCACCATATGTTTGAACGATTGATCTTTCATCAAGTTAACGGCCTCGACCTCGATCTCGACGAACCTTTAATCACAGAATATCGTCAGTCCGGCCACGGAACTATAACCCGCACATATAACCCTTATTGTCGAAATTGCCACCATGAAATTGTGGATTACTTTATTTCCTTGGGCTACAGTTATGATCGCATCCTCCAACTTTTGCAGTCTCAACGGAAAAAAGTTGAGAGAAAGTGTGGCGAATTGGAATCAGGTAAAATTGATAACTGCCGTGTATTAGTATTACCACCTTTGATTGCAGTGACTCGTCGGAGTCGTGTTTTGAGACATTATGATGAGGTGGTGTTGACGGCGTGGAGGGAGAGAGAGTCGTTGGAGGAGTACGAGGCggcgaggaggaggaggaggtctACACCAGCAAGTAAGGAGTCTATTGAGGCGTTAAAGAGGTCAATCATACAAGGTAATGAGGATACAATTTGTGTAATTTGTCTTGAAGAATTCAAGAATAACAAAACAGAGGGACCACTAATTAAGAAAACAATGCCTTGTAAACATGAGTTTCATGAGGCTTGTATTGATCAGTGGCTTCACAATGCTCGTTTTTGCCCGATTTGTCGATTCCACTTGCCTGCGGCTGATGCTTGA